One Hemitrygon akajei chromosome 11, sHemAka1.3, whole genome shotgun sequence DNA segment encodes these proteins:
- the tcf15 gene encoding transcription factor 15: protein MAFTMLRPVSARHFYPDISLHSDDDENKSESDGSDRSFDCCNGVAKRRKVSFSKGSVVVKHRQAANARERDRTHSVNTAFSALRTLIPTEPADRKLSKIETLRLASSYISHLGNILLVGEEGVDGQPCLTAVYSSQAEFEGQQPRSICTFCLSNQRKGVKEKDAKSGFAKIRGQAALRMQRQ from the exons ATGGCTTTCACCATGTTGCGCCCCGTTTCCGCTCGACACTTTTACCCGGACATCAGCCTGCACTCGGACGATGACGAGAACAAGAGCGAAAGCGACGGCTCCGACCGGTCCTTCGACTGTTGCAACGGCGTAGCGAAGAGGAGGAAGGTATCCTTCTCCAAGGGTTCGGTGGTGGTGAAGCACAGACAGGCGGCCAACGCCAGGGAGAGGGACAGGACTCACAGCGTCAACACCGCTTTCAGCGCCCTCAGGACACTCATCCCCACCGAGCCCGCCGATAGGAAGCTCTCCAAAATTGAGACCCTGCGCCTGGCGTCCAGCTACATCTCCCACCTCGGCAacattttgctggtgggggaggagggcGTGGATGGACAGCCATGTCTCACCGCCGTCTACAGCAGCCAGGCCGAGTTCGAGGGACAGCAGCCGAGGTCTATCTGTACGTTCTGTCTCAGCAACCAGAGGAAGGGG GTCAAAGAGAAGGACGCGAAGAGCGGGTTTGCGAAGATCAGGGGGCAAGCAGCTCTCCGGATGCAGCGCCAGTGA